CAAAGCAGGATATGAAAGCACCGCTTGCCGATATGCCACGCTTCAGCGTTCACGACCTACGCCGCTCGATGGCTACTGGTCTGCTAAAGCACTTTGGCACCGCACCGCACGTTGTCGAGCAAATGCTGAACCACTCGCCAACGGATCGCTTAATTGAAACCTACCAGCGCCACGACTACGCCAAAGAGCAACGCTTGGCTTGGCAGGCATGGGGGCAGTTAATCACTGATGCAGAGGCAGCCGAGCAAACTAACGTGGTGCTTCTCAAAAAGAAAAAATCTTCATGAAAAATAAACATCTTCATGTATTTATTTGTGAGATTTATTCATTTATTAGAGCGGAAATAAACAGCAAACAAGAGACAACATGAGACATTGGAAGACACTAGGAAACACTACGCATCACTGTGCAACATTGCCGAACCAGTAAGACAGAATTAAAAAGCTGTGAAACATATTTGTGAAACACATGCTTAGTTTGCATTGTTGTAAAATGCGGTTAGCATTACAGAGGAGATCACTGTTTGCCTATACAGACATAGACATACAGCGATTAAAGAAAAGGCCAGAACCCGGTGAAAGTTTGGCGACCGAAACCGAACCCTGGCCTGCAACCCCAAGCCAGTGAGACTGACAAGGGAAAAGCGGATGCTCAGCAACACGAAAACGCACCACTCCCTAATGCTTGACGCGTCAACGTCATGCGGAGCAGTGCGTAGTCGAGTTAAAGAGCGAACCTATATAGCGCTGAGCTATATGGGTGTCCTCATATTAGGACAAGTTATCCACACGGTGCAAGTATTGCTTGTATCTGTGGTTATCACTTCCCGCCTATTCCTGTTAGTCAAACTGGCCTTTTTAAAGGCAAGTTATTATGACTACTGCAATTCCGAGAAAGCTACTCACCGAACGCGAAGCCGCCGAATATCTTGGCTATCGCCCCGCCACTTTCCGCCAATCCCGCTGTATGGGGATTCTCGCCGGAACCAAACCACCTAAACACCAAAAATTGGGCCGTGCCGTTCGTTACGACATTGCAGACCTAGACGCCTGGATCGAGCAAGTGACCAAGGGGGCAACGGCATGATAGTTACTCGCGACCAACTCGCCCGCCTTACGGCCATTCTCGCCCCCTACCGTGGGGAAA
This Vreelandella neptunia DNA region includes the following protein-coding sequences:
- a CDS encoding helix-turn-helix transcriptional regulator, yielding MTTAIPRKLLTEREAAEYLGYRPATFRQSRCMGILAGTKPPKHQKLGRAVRYDIADLDAWIEQVTKGATA